One Saprospiraceae bacterium DNA window includes the following coding sequences:
- the hppD gene encoding 4-hydroxyphenylpyruvate dioxygenase, which produces MTTLTGIKNYDYGLQKIFTEADDFLPLLGTDYVELYVGNAKQAAHYYKTAFGFQSLAYAGLETGARDRTSYVLAQGKIRLVLTTPLTSHSPIAEHIKKHGDGVKVIALWVDDARAAFHETTQRGASPFMEPSVERDGFGEVVRSGIHTYGDTVHIFVERKNYNGIFLPGYEPWLSSYNPPETGLKYIDHIVGNVGWNQMNVWAKFYNEVMGFANLISFDDKDISTEYSALMSKVMTNGNGRIKFPINEPAEGKKKSQIEEFIEFYEGAGCQHIAVATDDIVFTVSEMRKRGVEFLHVPGAYYDTVAERVGAIDENLMRLKELGIMADRDDEGYLLQIFTRPVEDRPTMFFEIIQRKGAKSFGKGNFRALFESIEEEQRRRGTL; this is translated from the coding sequence ATGACTACCCTGACCGGCATTAAAAATTACGACTACGGCCTGCAAAAAATCTTCACCGAAGCCGACGATTTTCTCCCCCTGCTCGGTACCGACTACGTCGAACTCTACGTCGGCAATGCCAAACAGGCGGCGCATTATTACAAAACCGCTTTCGGCTTTCAGTCGCTGGCCTACGCCGGGCTGGAAACGGGTGCGCGCGACCGCACTTCCTACGTGTTGGCGCAAGGCAAAATCCGCCTTGTGCTCACCACGCCGCTCACTTCTCATTCGCCCATTGCCGAGCATATCAAAAAACACGGCGACGGCGTGAAAGTCATCGCCCTCTGGGTGGACGACGCGCGCGCGGCATTTCACGAAACCACACAGCGCGGCGCCTCGCCCTTCATGGAGCCGAGTGTCGAGCGTGATGGGTTCGGCGAGGTGGTGCGCTCCGGCATTCACACCTACGGCGACACGGTACACATCTTCGTGGAGCGCAAAAACTACAACGGCATTTTCCTGCCGGGCTACGAACCCTGGCTGTCGAGTTACAACCCACCTGAGACAGGCTTGAAGTACATTGACCATATCGTGGGCAACGTGGGTTGGAATCAGATGAATGTGTGGGCCAAATTCTACAACGAAGTCATGGGATTTGCCAACCTGATTTCTTTCGACGACAAGGATATTTCCACGGAATACTCTGCTCTCATGTCGAAAGTGATGACCAACGGCAACGGGCGCATCAAATTCCCCATCAACGAGCCTGCCGAGGGCAAAAAGAAGTCGCAAATCGAAGAGTTTATTGAGTTCTACGAAGGGGCGGGTTGCCAGCACATCGCCGTGGCGACCGACGACATCGTGTTCACTGTCAGCGAAATGCGCAAGCGCGGCGTGGAGTTTCTTCATGTGCCTGGGGCTTACTACGACACGGTGGCCGAGCGTGTGGGCGCGATTGACGAAAACCTGATGCGCCTGAAAGAATTGGGCATCATGGCCGACCGTGACGATGAGGGCTACTTGCTCCAAATTTTCACCCGCCCTGTGGAAGACCGCCCGACGATGTTCTTCGAAATCATTCAGCGCAAGGGCGCCAAGTCGTTCGGCAAAGGCAATTTCAGGGCGTTGTTTGAGAGCATCGAGGAAGAACAGCGGCGGCGGGGCACGTTGTGA